From a single Lolium rigidum isolate FL_2022 chromosome 7, APGP_CSIRO_Lrig_0.1, whole genome shotgun sequence genomic region:
- the LOC124670028 gene encoding probable long-chain-alcohol O-fatty-acyltransferase 5, with product MAGGDLRSLALVSAVVTVAMCYVRLAARRLRPGLPRLAAFFPVLAILPFLPLAFRAVQLRIISGFFLAWLAEFKLLLLANGQGPLHPSLPLPTFVAVASGPIRLRTDKPAQTSPWGLGLVSSAVMAALLAVVVSLYRYKERMHQYLLLSLYASHIYLTLELVLAFMAAAARTVLGLDLEPQFDRPYLSSSLRDYWGRRWNLSVPAVLRPCVYRPVRAWLGSAPAGVLAVFLVSGLMHELMICYITLRPPTGEATVLFVLHGACAVAETWWARHDKWWRPPRLAATPLALAFVSTTSFWLFFPPIMRHGADKVIIAECEAAVAFLRDVGAGAAGSVRSVWTGSS from the coding sequence ATGGCCGGCGGTGACCTGCGCAGCCTGGCGTTGGTCTCCGCCGTGGTCACTGTGGCCATGTGTTACGTCCGCTTGGCGGCGCGGCGCCTCCGCCCGGGCCTTCCCCGCCTCGCCGCCTTCTTCCCGGTGCTTGCCATCCTCCCATTCCTCCCCCTCGCCTTCCGCGCCGTCCAACTGCGCATCATCTCCGGCTTCTTCCTGGCCTGGCTCGCCGAGttcaagctcctcctcctcgccaacGGCCAGGGCCCCCTTCACCCGTCCCTCCCGCTCCCCACCTTCGTCGCAGTCGCCTCCGGCCCCATCCGACTCCGCACCGACAAGCCCGCCCAAACCTCGCCGTGGGGACTCGGCCTCGTCTCCTCCGCCGTCATGGCCGCGCTGCTCGCGGTCGTCGTGTCGCTGTACCGCTACAAGGAGCGGATGCACCAGTACCTCTTGCTTAGCCTGTACGCGTCCCACATCTACCTCACCCTGGAGCTCGTGCTGGCgttcatggcggcggcggcgcgcaccGTGCTGGGCCTTGATCTGGAGCCGCAGTTCGACCGGCCTTACCTCTCCTCGTCGCTGCGGGACTACTGGGGCCGGCGGTGGAACCTGTCGGTgcccgccgtgctccggccatgCGTGTACCGCCCCGTGCGCGCGTGGCTCGGCAGCGCTCCCGCAGGGGTGCTAGCGGTGTTCCTCGTCTCCGGGCTGATGCACGAACTGATGATCTGCTACATCACGCTGCGGCCACCCACCGGGGAGGCCACCGTGCTGTTCGTGCTGCACGGGGCGTGCGCGGTGGCGGAGACTTGGTGGGCGAGGCACGACAAGTGGTGGCGCCCGCCGCGGCTGGCGGCGACCCCGCTTGCGCTGGCGTTCGTGAGCACGACGTCGTTCTGGCTCTTCTTCCCGCCCATCATGAGGCACGGGGCCGACAAGGTGATCATCGCCGAGTGCGAGGCGGCGGTCGCGTTCCTGCGGGACGTCGGGGCCGGGGCCGCCGGCTCCGTCCGCTCGGTTTGGACCGGCAGCTCGTAG
- the LOC124671811 gene encoding ABC transporter B family member 15-like, translating to MGDKQSGKASFLEIVRYADTHDMCLMVLGVLGSFGDGMMQPLTMLVLGDIVNSYGGARSAASGGTFSTSTVDKFALRLLYVAIAVGSCSFLEGVCWTRTAERQASRMRRLYLEAVLRQEVEFFDAAPSSQPTTFRVISTISDDADTIQDFIGEKLPMILANMTLFFGALSVCFVFSWRLALAGLPLTFLFIVPSVLLGKRLAATAGEARTASIAMALPNLRYFVDSTAAAARMRGMIEKLPPLNEAGKEGATMKSVRGRIVFKDVHFSYPSRPDTRVLTGVNLTILEGATVGLVGGSGSGKSTLIALLQRFYSPDGGEISLDGHDIGTLNVEWLRSQIGLVSQEPVLFATTIKENILFGNEAASMKQIVAAAKMANAHDFITKLPQGYETHVGQFGTQMSGGQKQRIAIARALIRDPKILLLDEATSALDSESERTVQDALDRASVGRTTVIVAHRLSTLRKADTIAVLDGGRVVEFGSHDELVGMDGGEGGIYAKMVCLQNSSVARQEEGHQQGVVENEEINLTPFHSVEIMSPASERRPSPVPSFWSFESVPVEGGDPVAASSGAVARPRKPSQLRLLKMNRPEWKQALLGCAGAVIYGAVLPLYSYSLGSLPAVYFLGDNALLREKTRLYSLVFLAISIICITANIMQHYNFAVMGERLTERVRDQMLGKILSFEVGWFDEDDNSSAAICARLASQATKVRSLVGDRMCLLVQAAATATLGFSLAFSLSWRLSLVMMAMQPLVIAGFYFKKVLMTAGSKKAKKAQVQGSQLASEAVVNHRTVTAFSSQRRMLELYEAAQVGPRKDTMTQSWYSGFILCLCQFSSAGSMSLGLWYGGRLMADGLITTTPLFQVFFMLMTMGRVIADAGSLTSDLAQGGDAVRSILDTLDREPAIRSAGATDHDASESDGDNEKKRKKIKGAIEFRDVHFSYPTRPQVTVLAGLSLEIAAGTTVALVGPSGSGKSTVIGLIERFYDVHKGSVLIDGRDIRSYSLTHLRSQVALEVTSAAMLANAHEFISAMESGYDTQIGERGTQLSGGQRQRIALARAVLKNARILLLDEATSALDTVSERLVQDAVDRMLQGTRTCVVVAHRLSTIQKSDMIAVVKDGRVAERGTHHDLIAAGRAGMYYNLIKLQHGTSPSHSPMHAGN from the exons ATGGGGGACAAGCAGTCAGGGAAGGCGTCGTTTCTGGAGATTGTCCGGTATGCGGACACGCACGACATGTGCCTCATGGTGCTGGGCGTGCTTGGGAGCTTCGGCGATGGCATGATGCAGCCGCTCACCATGCTCGTGCTCGGCGACATCGTCAACAGCTACGGCGGCGCCAGGTCCGCCGCCAGCGGGGGCACCTTCAGCACTAGCACCGTCGACAAG TTCGCGCTTCGGCTGCTGTACGTCGCTATTGCAGTGGGAAGCTGCTCTTTTCTAG AGGGGGTGTGTTGGACGAGAACGGCGGAGCGACAGGCATCGAGGATGCGGCGGCTGTACCTGGAGGCCGTCCTGCGGCAAGAAGTGGAGTTCTTCGACGCCGCACCCTCGTCGCAGCCCACCACCTTCCGTGTCATATCCACCATCTCTGACGACGCCGACACTATCCAGGACTTCATCGGCGAGAAG CTGCCTATGATTCTGGCCAACATGACGCTCTTCTTCGGCGCGCTGTCGGTGTGCTTCGTGTTCTCGTGGCGCCTGGCGCTGGCGGGCCTCCCCCTCACGTTTCTCTTCATCGTGCCCAGCGTGCTCCTCGGCAAGCGCTTGGCCGCCACGGCTGGAGAGGCGCGCACCGCGT CCATCGCGATGGCGCTGCCCAACCTACGCTACTTCGTCGACTCCACGGCCGCGGCGGCCCGGATGCGGGGGATGATCGAGAAGCTGCCGCCTCTAAATGAGGCTGGCAAGGAGGGCGCCACTATGAAGAGCGTCAGGGGGCGGATCGTGTTCAAAGACGTGCACTTCTCGTACCCGTCCAGGCCGGACACGCGCGTGCTCACTGGCGTGAACCTGACCATCCTCGAGGGCGCCACAGTCGGCCTCGTCGGCGGCAGTGGGTCGGGAAAGTCCACCCTCATCGCGCTGTTGCAGCGGTTCTACAGCCCGGACGGTGGGGAGATATCACTCGACGGCCACGACATCGGCACGCTCAACGTGGAGTGGCTTAGGAGCCAGATCGGGCTCGTTAGCCAGGAGCCTGTACTGTTCGCCACCACCATCAAGGAGAACATCCTGTTCGGCAATGAGGCGGCTTCGATGAAGCAGATCGTCGCCGCGGCGAAGATGGCCAATGCTCACGACTTCATCACCAAACTACCACAAGGATACGAAACGCATGTGGGGCAGTTCGGCACGCAGATGTCGGGAGGGCAGAAGCAGAGGATCGCCATTGCCCGGGCGCTCATCCGGGACCCCAAGATCCTGCTCCTGGACGAGGCGACAAGCGCGCTGGATTCCGAGTCGGAGCGGACGGTGCAGGATGCGCTGGACAGGGCGTCCGTCGGCCGGACCACCGTCATCGTGGCGCACCGCCTCTCCACCCTCCGCAAGGCCGACACGATCGCCGTGCTTGACGGTGGCCGCGTCGTGGAGTTTGGCTCGCACGACGAGCTCGTCGGCATGGACGGCGGCGAAGGTGGCATCTACGCGAAAATGGTGTGCCTGCAGAACTCGTCCGTGGCGAGACAGGAGGAGGGCCACCAACAGGGCGTGGTAGAGAACGAGGAGATCAATCTGACGCCGTTCCACAGCGTGGAGATCATGTCACCGGCCAGCGAACGCCGTCCTAGCCCGGTGCCGTCGTTCTGGTCGTTTGAGTCCGTCCCCGTGGAAGGCGGAGACCCTGTGGCAGCCTCCTCTGGCGCAGTGGCACGACCGCGCAAGCCGTCGCAGCTCCGCCTGCTCAAGATGAACCGTCCGGAGTGGAAGCAGGCGCTGCTTGGGTGCGCCGGCGCGGTCATATATGGCGCCGTGCTGCCGCTCTACTCCTACAGCCTCGGTTCGCTACCGGCGGTGTACTTCCTCGGTGACAACGCGCTCCTCCGCGAGAAGACCAGGCTGTATTCCCTAGTCTTCCTCGCGATCTCCATCATCTGCATCACAGCGAACATCATGCAGCACTACAACTTCGCGGTCATGGGCGAGCGTCTGACGGAGCGCGTCAGGGACCAGATGCTCGGCAAGATCCTCTCCTTCGAGGTCGGGTGGTTCGACGAGGACGATAACTCGAGcgctgccatatgcgcgcggctgGCATCGCAGGCGACCAAGGTCCGGTCCCTCGTCGGGGACCGCATGTGCTTGCTGGTGCAGGCGGCCGCTACGGCGACTCTGGGATTCTCGCTGGCTTTCTCGCTGTCGTGGCGGCTCTCGCTGGTGATGATGGCCATGCAGCCACTGGTCATCGCCGGCTTCTACTTCAAGAAGGTGCTCATGACGGCAGGATCCAAGAAGGCCAAGAAGGCGCAGGTGCAGGGGAGCCAGCTCGCCAGCGAGGCCGTGGTGAACCACCGGACGGTCACCGCGTTCTCGTCGCAGCGACGGATGCTGGAGCTGTACGAGGCCGCGCAGGTGGGCCCGAGGAAGGACACCATGACGCAGTCCTGGTACTCGGGCTTCATCCTGTGCCTGTGCCAGTTCAGCAGCGCGGGGAGCATGTCGCTTGGGCTGTGGTACGGAGGCAGGCTCATGGCCGACGGGCTCATCACTACAACGCCCTTGTTCCAAGTATTCTTCATGCTCATGACCATGGGAAGGGTCATCGCCGACGCCGGGTCCTTGACGTCAGACCTGGCGCAAGGCGGTGACGCCGTACGGTCCATCCTCGATACGCTGGACCGCGAACCGGCAATCAGATCTGCCGGGGCTACCGATCACGATGCCAGCGAGTCGGACGGCGACAATGAGAAGAAGCGGAAGAAGATCAAGGGCGCAATCGAGTTCAGGGACGTGCACTTCAGCTACCCGACGAGGCCCCAGGTGACGGTGCTGGCCGGGCTCAGCCTCGAGATCGCCGCAGGAACGACAGTGGCGCTGGTCGGGCCGAGCGGGTCAGGCAAGTCCACGGTGATCGGGCTCATCGAGCGGTTCTACGACGTGCACAAAGGCTCTGTTCTGATCGACGGCAGGGATATCCGAAGCTACAGCCTGACGCACCTCCGGTCGCAGGTCGCGCTG gaggtcaCCAGCGCCGCCATGCTCGCCAACGCCCACGAGTTCATCAG CGCGATGGAGAGCGGGTACGACACGCAGATCGGGGAGCGAGGGACGCAGCTGTCGGGCGGGCAGAGGCAGCGGATCGCGCTGGCCAGGGCGGTGCTCAAGAACGCCAGGATCCTGCTGCTGGACGAGGCCACCAGCGCGCTGGACACCGTGTCGGAGAGGCTGGTGCAGGACGCCGTCGACAGGATGCTGCAGGGGACCAGGACCTGCGTCGTCGTCGCGCACAGGCTCTCCACGATACAAAAGTCCGACATGATCGCCGTCGTCAAGGACGGGAGGGTGGCCGAGAGGGGGACGCACCACGACCTCATCGCCGCCGGCCGTGCCGGGATGTACTACAACCTCATCAAGCTGCAACACGGCACATCACCGAGCCATAGTCCTATGCATGCGGGCAACTGA